A genomic stretch from Longimicrobium sp. includes:
- a CDS encoding DUF4142 domain-containing protein encodes MDTIGRSPARRAAVGGAAVLALTGFATGPSVYAAGPESADSAAHHALLAVNVGEVEEGRLALDAALSPRVRDFARMMVDDHGQGVDRVQLSMMRMGLLGRELADVSYNRGSNAQGVDQRGRPIPENNSGSPNGSTGFSAAGTDLNRDPGSGRPIIANNGEANGVAVGSGSVSVNATRTGVSTHDPAQGTPAGAALGNNGQLLDRNGKPIPENNAGHPTGTVGAGQSLFAADAPQPASAGGDHPGGKPATAQAGSGSMAPGPVVARESTNVLAVGDPRLHAMLMSSDYSRPIVDDHMAAMQRLQGLRGVEFDRAYMDRQVAAHEYALRTLDNMLPSLRTGASIETVRMTTEMRAAVVRHLALAQQVRDGLR; translated from the coding sequence ATGGACACAATCGGAAGGAGTCCGGCGCGGAGGGCGGCGGTGGGCGGCGCCGCCGTGCTGGCGCTGACCGGGTTCGCCACCGGGCCGAGCGTGTACGCGGCCGGCCCCGAGTCGGCCGACAGCGCGGCGCACCACGCGCTCCTGGCCGTCAACGTCGGCGAGGTGGAGGAAGGGCGGCTGGCCCTCGACGCGGCGCTGAGCCCGCGCGTGCGCGACTTCGCGCGGATGATGGTGGACGACCACGGCCAGGGCGTCGACCGGGTGCAGCTGTCGATGATGCGGATGGGGCTGCTGGGGCGCGAGCTGGCCGACGTGAGCTACAACCGCGGCAGCAACGCGCAGGGCGTGGACCAGCGCGGCCGCCCCATCCCCGAGAACAACTCCGGCTCGCCCAACGGCAGCACGGGCTTCAGCGCGGCGGGCACCGACCTGAACCGCGACCCCGGCAGCGGCCGGCCCATCATCGCCAACAACGGCGAAGCCAACGGCGTGGCGGTGGGCTCGGGGAGCGTGAGCGTGAACGCCACCCGCACCGGCGTCTCCACGCACGACCCGGCGCAGGGCACGCCGGCGGGCGCCGCGCTGGGGAACAACGGGCAGCTGCTGGACCGCAACGGCAAGCCCATCCCCGAGAACAACGCCGGCCACCCCACCGGCACCGTGGGCGCGGGGCAGAGCCTGTTCGCGGCCGACGCGCCGCAGCCGGCCAGCGCCGGCGGCGACCACCCCGGCGGCAAGCCCGCCACCGCGCAGGCCGGATCGGGATCGATGGCGCCCGGCCCCGTGGTGGCGCGCGAGAGCACGAACGTGCTGGCCGTGGGCGACCCGCGGCTGCACGCCATGCTGATGTCCAGCGACTACAGCCGCCCCATCGTGGACGATCACATGGCGGCCATGCAGCGGCTGCAGGGGCTGCGCGGGGTGGAGTTCGACCGGGCGTACATGGACCGGCAGGTGGCCGCGCACGAGTACGCGCTGCGGACCCTCGACAACATGCTTCCCTCCCTGCGCACCGGCGCCTCGATCGAGACGGTGCGCATGACCACCGAGATGCGCGCCGCGGTGGTGAGGCACCTGGCGCTGGCGCAGCAGGTGCGCGACGGGCTGAGGTGA
- a CDS encoding CDP-alcohol phosphatidyltransferase family protein: MDTPDPRTHASGPARRGWWAELRRNLRTVPNQLTVLRLATVPVLWVLMLFGHPVWVGVGVMVAAATDVLDGWLSRRWHQTSEFGSRMDSVADHLLAISMTLWLVLLRPFFFREQRWPLIAWAAFALLVLLVSWLKFRRFVDLHLYSSKAAVFLSWCFGIPLLIVGRYSHAQFWITIGACFLAAAESLAVVLTRDEVDEHIGSILLKPPSSSSG; encoded by the coding sequence ATGGACACCCCCGACCCCCGCACGCACGCCTCCGGGCCCGCCCGCCGCGGCTGGTGGGCGGAGCTGCGCCGGAACCTGCGCACCGTCCCGAACCAGCTCACCGTGCTCCGTCTCGCTACGGTGCCGGTGCTGTGGGTGCTGATGCTGTTCGGGCACCCGGTGTGGGTGGGCGTGGGGGTGATGGTGGCCGCCGCGACCGACGTGCTCGACGGCTGGCTGTCGCGCCGGTGGCACCAGACCAGCGAGTTCGGCAGCCGGATGGACTCGGTGGCCGACCACCTGCTGGCCATCTCCATGACGCTGTGGCTGGTGCTGCTGCGGCCCTTCTTCTTCCGCGAGCAGAGGTGGCCGCTGATCGCGTGGGCGGCGTTCGCGCTGCTGGTGCTGCTGGTCAGCTGGCTCAAGTTCCGGCGTTTCGTGGACCTGCACCTGTACAGCAGCAAGGCGGCGGTCTTCCTCTCCTGGTGCTTCGGCATCCCGCTGCTGATCGTCGGCCGGTACAGCCACGCGCAGTTCTGGATCACCATCGGCGCGTGCTTCCTGGCCGCCGCCGAGTCGCTCGCCGTCGTTCTCACGCGCGACGAGGTCGACGAGCACATCGGCTCCATCCTGCTCAAGCCGCCATCGTCGTCATCTGGTTGA
- a CDS encoding DUF411 domain-containing protein has translation MSFIPCGRTLFRGALAVAFTGTAACGNSGQAAPDARTDAAPATSEAAPAVPADAPLAVVYKSPTCGCCNAWVTHMRENGFRVETHDTEAVDSVKDNGRVPQGARSCHTARVGPYVIEGHVPADLIKQLLREHPQDVAGLAVPGMVTGSPGMEGPNPEHYDVIAFTKDGQTRVYASR, from the coding sequence ATGTCTTTCATCCCCTGCGGCCGTACGCTCTTCCGCGGCGCGCTGGCCGTCGCCTTCACCGGCACGGCCGCGTGCGGCAACTCGGGCCAGGCCGCGCCCGACGCCCGCACCGACGCCGCACCGGCCACGTCCGAGGCCGCCCCCGCAGTGCCCGCCGACGCGCCGCTCGCCGTCGTCTACAAGAGCCCCACCTGCGGCTGCTGCAACGCGTGGGTCACCCACATGCGCGAGAACGGCTTCCGCGTGGAGACGCACGACACCGAGGCGGTCGACTCCGTCAAGGACAACGGCAGGGTGCCGCAGGGCGCGCGCTCGTGCCACACCGCGCGCGTGGGCCCGTACGTGATCGAGGGCCACGTCCCCGCCGACCTGATCAAGCAGCTCCTGCGCGAGCACCCGCAGGACGTCGCCGGGCTGGCGGTGCCGGGGATGGTCACCGGCTCGCCCGGCATGGAGGGCCCCAACCCCGAGCACTACGACGTGATCGCGTTCACCAAGGACGGCCAGACGCGCGTCTACGCCTCGCGCTGA
- a CDS encoding rRNA adenine N-6-methyltransferase family protein, producing MAKTAASRRRQIILFARNFFKHPRMLGSIIPSSRFLVRDLMRQVDWKRARVVVEYGPGVGNITAEVLKRMRRDARLVVFETNDEFVEFLRRSIPDPRLTVVHGSAADVGRVLGELGLDQADYVISGIPFSTMPEQVSAAIVRATRQTLRPGGRFLVYQFSRAVSRFLKPEFRDIREAFEPLNILPARLYICSV from the coding sequence ATGGCGAAGACGGCGGCGTCGCGGCGCAGGCAGATCATCCTGTTCGCGCGGAACTTCTTCAAGCACCCGCGGATGCTGGGCTCCATCATCCCCAGCTCCCGCTTCCTGGTGCGCGACCTGATGCGGCAGGTGGACTGGAAGCGCGCGCGCGTCGTGGTGGAGTACGGGCCGGGCGTGGGCAACATCACCGCCGAGGTGCTCAAGCGCATGCGCCGCGACGCGCGGCTGGTGGTGTTCGAGACCAACGACGAGTTCGTGGAGTTCCTGCGCCGTTCCATCCCCGACCCGCGGCTCACGGTGGTGCACGGCTCGGCGGCCGACGTGGGGCGCGTGCTGGGCGAGCTGGGGCTGGACCAGGCCGACTACGTGATCTCCGGCATCCCCTTCAGCACCATGCCCGAGCAGGTCAGCGCCGCCATCGTGCGCGCCACGCGCCAGACGCTGCGGCCGGGCGGGCGCTTTCTCGTCTACCAGTTCTCGCGCGCCGTCTCGCGCTTCCTGAAGCCGGAGTTCCGCGACATCCGCGAGGCGTTCGAGCCGCTCAACATCCTTCCCGCGCGACTCTACATCTGCTCGGTGTGA
- a CDS encoding TonB-dependent receptor plug domain-containing protein, giving the protein MRPLLAAAALLCAAASTATAQSVHGRVLERGTDRPINQAQVELRSEAGAVRGRTLTDTTGAFDIDVPGAGIYRLAAARVGYAGTLSDRVQIDYLDSVSVIFHIATEAVALEPVEVSASTRQPPAWLAGYYQRLRANRYGRFITRDRIEASHASRTTDLLRRVAGLSMRPTRGTGYAIRGRGGCEPLVFIDGVQVSMYGATATVDDLVQPTDLEGVEIYEASTIPVEFVRNLRGSMCGAIVLWTKLRV; this is encoded by the coding sequence ATGCGCCCGCTCCTTGCCGCCGCGGCGCTCCTCTGCGCCGCCGCCTCGACCGCCACCGCGCAGTCCGTCCACGGGCGGGTGCTGGAGCGCGGCACCGACCGGCCCATCAACCAGGCGCAGGTCGAGCTGCGCTCCGAGGCCGGCGCCGTCCGCGGACGGACGCTGACCGACACCACCGGCGCGTTCGACATCGACGTTCCCGGCGCGGGCATCTACCGCCTGGCGGCCGCCCGCGTGGGATACGCGGGAACGCTGTCGGACCGGGTGCAGATCGACTACCTGGACTCGGTGAGCGTGATCTTCCACATCGCCACCGAGGCGGTGGCGCTGGAGCCGGTGGAGGTGAGCGCCAGCACGCGGCAGCCGCCGGCCTGGCTGGCGGGGTACTACCAGCGGCTGCGCGCCAACCGCTACGGGCGCTTCATCACCCGCGACCGCATCGAGGCCAGCCACGCGTCGCGCACCACCGACCTGCTGCGGCGCGTGGCCGGGCTGTCGATGCGCCCCACGCGCGGCACCGGCTACGCCATCCGCGGCCGCGGCGGGTGCGAGCCGCTGGTGTTCATCGACGGGGTGCAGGTGAGCATGTACGGCGCCACCGCCACCGTCGACGACCTGGTGCAGCCAACCGACCTGGAGGGGGTGGAGATCTACGAGGCCTCCACCATCCCCGTCGAGTTCGTGCGCAACCTGCGCGGCTCGATGTGCGGCGCCATCGTGCTTTGGACGAAGTTGCGCGTCTAG